One genomic window of Syngnathus acus chromosome 11, fSynAcu1.2, whole genome shotgun sequence includes the following:
- the hcn3 gene encoding potassium/sodium hyperpolarization-activated cyclic nucleotide-gated channel 2 isoform X2 has translation MTSPSRSLGDQKGMKESPRHKPDTPYYRSWSSLRFSRWRSGSQKATCPGTPSSKTDKHNDVSQTLFSLVKTHNDDYTADPAGLLDPDEVDDDYEEAEPDRSTYFQKQLGSMLQPGVNKFSLRMFGSHKGVAAEQARVKSFGVWIIHPYSNFRFYWDLVMLLLMMSNLVILPWGITFFEDQNTIPWITFNMLSDTLFLMDLVFNFRTGILGEDSHIILDPKCIRLHYLRSWFLVDFISSIPVDYIFLVVDLESLQDSTDVYRTARALRIVRFTKILSLLRLLRLSRLIRYIHQWEEMFNMTYDLASAVVRIVNLIGMMLLLCHWDGCLTFMVPMLQDFPADCWVSKNNMVNATWHIQYSYALFMAMSHMLCIGYGANPPEGMTDVWLTMISMVVGATCYAMFLGHAANLVQSLDASHRHYQEKYKQVEQYMSFHKLPADLRQRIHDYYEQRFQGKMFDEDSILGELSDPLKEEIVSYNCRGLVANMPLFANTDPHFVTVILTKLHFEVFQPADFIIREGTLGRKMYFIQHGTVVVIPRGSKEIRLSDGAYFGEICLLTQGRRTASVKAETYCRLYSLSVDTFNEVLEEHPLMRRAFESAAVDRLGRVARRPSHQPPPNE, from the exons ATGACCAGCCCCTCCAGGAGCCTGGGTGACCAGAAGGGCATGAAAGAAAGTCCTCGTCACAAACCCGACACACCGTACTACCGTAGCTGGAGCAGTCTGCGGTTCTCCCGATGGCGGAGCGGCTCCCAGAAGGCCACCTGCCCCGGAACGCCTTCCTCAAAGACGGACAAACACAACGACGTGAGCCAGACTCTTTTCTCGTTGGTCAAAACTCACAACGACGACTACACGGCCGACCCCGCCGGGCTTCTGGACCCCGACGAGGTTGACGACGATTACGAGGAAGCCGAGCCAGACCGGTCCACGTATTTCCAGAAGCAGCTCGGATCCATGTTGCAGCCCGGCGTCAACAAGTTCTCCCTGCGCATGTTCGGCAGCCACAAAGGCGTTGCCGCCGAGCAGGCCAGGGTCAAGTCGTTCGGCGTGTGGATCATCCATCCCTACAGTAATTTCAG GTTCTACTGGGACCTTGTGATGCTCCTCCTCATGATGAGCAACCTGGTGATCTTACCGTGGGGCATCACGTTCTTCGAAGACCAGAACACTATCCCGTGGATCACCTTCAACATGCTGTCCGACACTCTCTTCCTCATGGACCTGGTCTTCAACTTCCGCACGGGCATCCTGGGCGAGGACAGCCACATCATTCTGGACCCTAAGTGCATCCGCCTGCACTACCTGCGCTCCTGGTTCCTGGTCGACTTCATCTCGTCCATTCCGGTGGACTACATCTTCCTGGTGGTGGACCTGGAGTCTCTGCAGGACTCGACCGACGTGTACCGGACAGCTCGAGCCCTTCGCATCGTGCGCTTTACCAAGATCCTCAGCCTGCTGCGACTCCTGCGCTTATCCCGACTCATCCGCTATATCCACCAATGGGAGGAG ATGTTCAACATGACGTACGACCTGGCCAGCGCGGTGGTGCGCATCGTCAACTTGATCGGcatgatgctgctgctgtgccACTGGGACGGCTGCCTCACCTTCATGGTGCCCATGCTGCAGGACTTCCCCGCAGACTGCTGGGTGTCCAAGAACAACATGGTG AACGCCACATGGCACATCCAGTACTCGTACGCCCTGTTCATGGCCATGAGTCACATGCTGTGCATCGGTTATGGCGCCAACCCCCCGGAGGGCATGACTGATGTGTGGCTGACCATGATCAGCATGGTGGTGGGCGCCACATGTTACGCCATGTTCCTGGGCCATGCCGCCAACCTGGTGCAGTCTTTGGATGCCTCGCATCGCCACTATCAGGAGAAG TACAAGCAAGTGGAGCAGTACATGTCGTTCCACAAGCTGCCCGCGGACCTGCGGCAGAGGATCCACGACTATTACGAGCAACGTTTCCAAGGCAAGATGTTTGACGAGGACAGCATCCTGGGAGAGCTCAGTGATCCGCTAAAAGAG GAAATCGTCAGCTACAACTGTCGAGGTCTGGTGGCCAACATGCCCCTCTTCGCCAATACCGACCCTCACTTCGTGACCGTGATCCTCACCAAGCTGCACTTCGAGGTCTTCCAGCCGGCAGACTTCATCATAAGGGAGGGAACGCTGGGTCGGAAAATGTACTTCATCCAGCACGGCACCGTCGTGGTCATCCCGCGAGGCAGCAAGGAGATCAGACTAAGCGACGGGGCCTATTTTGGGG AGATCTGTCTGCTGACTCAAGGCCGACGCACAGCTAGCGTGAAGGCCGAAACGTACTGTCGGCTCTACTCGCTGAGTGTGGACACCTTCAACGAAGTGCTGGAGGAGCACCCGCTCATGAGGCGGGCCTTCGAGAGCGCGGCCGTGGACCGACTGGGTCGGGTCGCCAGGAGGCCCAGCCACCAGCCTCCCCCAAACGAGTGA
- the ndufv1 gene encoding NADH dehydrogenase [ubiquinone] flavoprotein 1, mitochondrial, with amino-acid sequence MLSLSRAVVSGVARVPAALSQGAIVRFNSTAQTPPKKTTFGPLADEDRIFTNLYGRHDWKLNGALKRGDWYKTKEILLKGVDWILNEIKVSGLRGRGGAGFPTGMKWSFMNKPSDGRPKYLVVNADEGEPGTCKDREIMRNDPHKLVEGCLVAGRAMGARAAYIYIRGEFYNESSNLQVAINEAYTAGLIGRNACGSGYDFDVFVMRGAGAYICGEETALIESLEGKQGKPRLKPPFPADVGVFGCPTTVANVETVAVAPAICRRGGTWFLGFGRERNSGTKLFNISGHVNNPCTVEEEMSVPLKDLIERHAGGVRGGWDNLLAVIPGGSSTPLIPKNVCEDVLMDFDGLIQAQTGLGTAALIVMDKSTDLIRAIARLIEFYKHESCGQCTPCREGVDWMNNMMWRFVQGDARQSEIDMIWEISKQIEGHTICALGDGAAWPVQGLIRHFRPLMENRIAQFQEQKQASA; translated from the exons ATGCTGTCCTTGTCTCGGGCTGTCGTGAGTGGGGTGGCTCGCGTCCCGGCGGCGCTCAGTCAAGGCGCCATCGTTCGATTTAACAGCACCGCACAG ACTCctccaaagaaaacaacatttggtCCACTGGCAGATGAGGACAGAATATTCACCAACCTCTACGGCCGCCATGACTGGAA GTTGAACGGCGCCTTGAAGCGTGGCGATTGgtacaagaccaaggagatccTTCTCAAGGGCGTGGATTGGATTCTTAACGAAATCAAGGTGTCGGGCCTGCGTGGCAGGGGAGGTGCAGGGTTCCCCACCGGTATGAAGTGGAGTTTTATGAACAAGCCGAGTGACGGCAG GCCCAAGTATCTGGTGGTGAACGCCGATGAAGGCGAGCCAGGAACGTGCAAAGACAGGGAGATCATGAGGAACGACCCCCACAAGCTGGTGGAGGGCTGCCTGGTGGCCGGCAGGGCCATGGGGGCCCGGGCCGCCTACATCTACATCCGCGGGGAGTTCTACAACGAGTCGTCCAACCTGCAG GTGGCCATCAACGAGGCGTACACGGCGGGGCTCATCGGCAGGAATGCGTGCGGCTCGGGTTACGACTTCGATGTGTTTGTGATGCGCGGCGCCGGTGCGTACATCTGCGGTGAGGAGACAGCGCTCATCGAGTCGCTGGAGGGGAAGCAGGGCAAGCCACGACTCAAGCCTCCATTTCCTGCTGACGTAG GCGTGTTTGGCTGCCCGACAACGGTGGCCAACGTGGAGACTGTTGCCGTGGCGCCCGCCATCTGCCGCAGGGGAGGCACCTGGTTTCTGGGTTTTGGCCGGGAGAGGAACTCGGGCACCAAGCTCTTCAACATCTCTGGCCACGTCAACAACCCGTGCACAGTCGAGGAGGAGATGTCCGTCCCCCTGAAGGATCTCATCGAGAGGCACGCAG GCGGCGTTCGTGGAGGATGGGACAACCTGTTAGCCGTCATCCCTGGCGGCTCCTCCACGCCGCTCATCCCCAAGAACGTGTGCGAGGATGTGCTGATGGACTTCGACGGCCTCATCCAGGCTCAGACCGGCCTGGGCACGGCGGCGCTCATCGTCATGGATAAATCG aCGGACCTCATCAGAGCCATCGCCCGCCTGATTGAGTTTTACAAACATGAGAGCTGCGGCCAGTGCACACCTTGCAGAGAAG GAGTGGACTGGATGAACAACATGATGTGGCGTTTTGTGCAAGGCGACGCGCGGCAGTCGGAAATCGACATGATCTGGGAGATCAGCAAGCAGATCGAAGGACACACCATCTGTGCCCTGGGAGACGGCGCCGCCTGGCCCGTGCAG GGCTTGATCCGACACTTCAGGCCCTTGATGGAAAACCGAATCGCCCAATTCCAGGAACAGAAACAGGCCAGCGCATAA
- the LOC119130603 gene encoding phosphatidylinositol 4-phosphate 5-kinase type-1 alpha-like, whose translation MATAAVAEEPQGLQSHPGNSTEAGKEIPGISPAPVVKKTIGHRGVDQTGKTVYKKTPSWALQGAIQLGITHTVCSLAHKSERDVLLQDFEEVESIYFPGEGSSHTPAHHYGDFRFKTYAPIAFRYFREMFCIQPDDYMCSLCSEDLIELSNSGASGSLFYLSHDDQFIMKTVQRKEAEFLQKLLPGYFMNLNQNKRTLLPKFYGLYCIQTNGTNIRIVVMNNLLPSSVQLHLKFDLKGSTYNRRASSKERAKALPTFKDLDFLQDMPDGMLLDPDMYNAFCKTVQRDCLVLQSFKIMDYSLLLGINVVDHAGGETMQTEPAAERRKPQNQKFLYSTPMEAIQAEARDAGSPGSHDPTGGIPARNSKGQRLLIYIGIIDILQSYRFVKMLEHTWKALVQDADSVSVHRPDFYADRFQKFMCNTVFKKIQLKTSPSKRRHSTLRKTDSGTAQQAEQSSSQNQNKQLIVKDESQQPVIKDEKNSADKEDGSQENGVEETPKSSEANGKT comes from the exons ATGGCCACAGCCGCAGTTGCAGAGGAGCCGCAGGGGCTTCAGAGCCACCCTGGCA ATTCTACTGAGGCCGGGAAAGAG ATTCCAGGAATTAGCCCTGCCCCAGTTGTCAAGAAAACCATTGGCCACCGAGGAGTGGATCAAACTGGGAAAACGGTGTACAAAAAG acTCCCTCATGGGCTCTACAAGGCGCTATCCAGTTGGGAATCACACACACTGTGTGCAGCTTGGCTCACAAGTCCGAGCGAGACGTACTGCTGCAGGACTTCGAAGAGGTGGAGAGCATCTACTTCCCCGG TGAGGGCAGCAGTCACACGCCAGCGCACCACTATGGGGACTTCAGGTTCAAGACGTACGCTCCCATCGCATTTCGCTACTTCAGGGAGATGTTTTGCATTCAGCCAGATGACTACATg TGTTCCCTGTGCAGCGAGGACCTGATCGAGCTGTCCAACTCGGGAGCCAGCGGGTCGCTCTTCTACCTCTCCCACGATGACCAGTTCATCATGAAGACAGTGCAGCGCAAGGAGGCTGAGTTTCTGCAGAAGCTCCTTCCCGGTTACTTCATG AACCTGAACCAGAACAAGCGGACCCTGCTACCGAAGTTCTACGGTCTCTACTGCATCCAGACAAACGGCACCAACATCCGTATCGTGGTTATGAACAACCTGCTGCCTTCCTCGGTCCAGCTGCACCTCAAATTTGACCTGAAGGGCTCCACGTATAACCGCCGGGCCTCCTCCAAAGAACGGGCCAAGGCTTTACCCACCTTTAAGGACCTGGACTTCCTGCAGGACATGCCTGATGGGATGCTGCTGGATCCCGACATGTACAACGCTTTCTGCAAGACGGTTCAGCGGGACTGCCTG GTGCTGCAGAGTTTCAAGATCATGGACTACAGCCTCCTGCTCGGGATTAACGTGGTGGATCATGCCGGAGGAGAAACGATGCAGACAGAGCCGGCAGCAGAGAGGAGGAAGCCGCAGAACCAGAAGTTCCTGTACAGCACGCCCATGGAGGCCATCCAGGCGGAAGCCAGGGACGCCGGCTCGCCGGGAAGCCACGACCC CACGGGAGGGATTCCAGCACGAAACTCCAAAGGTCAAAGACTCCTGATCTACATCGGCATCATTGACATTCTACAGTCATACAG ATTCGTCAAGATGCTGGAGCACACGTGGAAAGCTCTGGTTCAAGACGCG GACTCGGTTTCGGTGCACAGACCGGATTTCTACGCCGACCGATTCCAGAAGTTCATGTGCAACACGGTCTTCAAGAAAATCCAAT TGAAGACATCACCATCCAAGAGGCGCCATAGCACTCTAAGGAAAACCGACAGTGGCACAGCTCAGCAGGCAGAACAGAGCAGCAGCCAGAACCAGAATAAGCAGCTCATTGTAAAGGACGAGAGTCAGCAGCCCGTAATAAAGGATGAGAAAAACTCGGCGGACAAAGAGGACGGGTCCCAGGAAAATG GTGTAGAGGAAACACCTAAATCCAGTGAGGCGAATGGAAAGACCTGA
- the psmd4a gene encoding 26S proteasome non-ATPase regulatory subunit 4a: MVLESTMVCVDNSEYMRNGDFLPTRLQAQQDAVNIVCHSKTRSNPENNVGLITMANNCEVLTTLTPDSGRILSKLHAVQPRGNISFCTGIRVAHLALKHRQGKNHKMRIIAFVGSPVEDNEKELVKMAKRLKKEKVNVDIINFGEEELNTEKLTAFINTLNGKEGAGSHLVTVPPGPSLADALLSSPILAGEGGSMMGLGASDFEFGVDPSADPELALALRVSMEEQRQRQEEEARRATAASVTENSVPMPAVDESEEALLKMSVSQPETGAAVIPDFSSMTEEEQIAYAMQMSLAGGEYSDVPMEATDSVKEEDDYDVMQDPEFLQSVLENLPGVDPNNEAIRNAMGSLASQTGNKPDAKKDDEKKK, translated from the exons atggtGCTCGAAAGTACTATGGTTTG tgtggacaACAGTGAATATATGCGaaatggagactttctacCCACAAGGCTGCAAGCGCAGCAAGATGCCGTCAACATCGTGTGTCACTCCAAAACACGTAGCAACCCTGAGAACAACGTGGGCCTCATCACCATGGCCAA TAACTGTGAGGTGCTGACCACGTTGACGCCAGATTCTGGACGCATCTTATCCAAACTTCATGCTGTGCAGCCCAGAGGCAACATCAGCTTCTGCACGGGCATTAGAGTGGCTCAT CTGGCTTTAAAGCATCGCCAAGGTAAAAACCACAAGATGCGGATCATCGCCTTTGTGGGGAGTCCCGTGGAGGATAACGAAAAGGAA CTTGTCAAAATGGCTAAGCGCTTGAAAAAGGAGAAGGTGAATGTGGATATTATCAATTTTGGAGAGGAG GAGTTAAACACAGAGAAGCTGACGGCCTTCATCAACACGCTGAACGGCAAGGAGGGGGCAGGATCTCACCTCGTCACAGTCCCCCCGGGGCCCAGTCTGGCCGACGCTCTGCTCTCCTCACCCATCTTAGCGGGCGAAGGCGGCTCCATGATGGGCCTTGGCGCCAGCGACTTTGAGTTTGGCGTCGACCCCAGCGCCGACCCGGAACTTGCCCTG GCCTTGCGCGTGTCCATGGAGGAGCAGCGTCAGAGGCAAGAGGAGGAAGCCCGCAGAGCCACGGCTGCGTCAGTGACCGAGAACAGCGTGCCTATGCCCGCAGTGGATG AATCAGAGGAGGCTTTGCTGAAGATGTCCGTGTCTCAGCCCGAGACGGGCGCCGCCGTGATACCTGACTTCAGCAGCATGACGGAGGAAGAGCAGATCGCCTATGCCATGCAGATGTCTCTTGCCGGAGGAG AATATAGTGACGTTCCAATGGAGGCTACAGACTCTGTCAAA GAGGAAGACGACTACGACGTAATGCAAGACCCCGAGTTCCTGCAGAGCGTGCTGGAGAACCTGCCCGGCGTGGACCCAAACAACGAAGCCATCCGCAACGCCATGGGCTCCCTGGCCTCACAGACGGGCAACAAGCCTGATGCCAAAAAAGATGACGAGAAGAAGAAATGA
- the hcn3 gene encoding potassium/sodium hyperpolarization-activated cyclic nucleotide-gated channel 3 isoform X3, protein MLRGLSRRERHVDFCGLHWRNKRGGSFRRFYWDLVMLLLMMSNLVILPWGITFFEDQNTIPWITFNMLSDTLFLMDLVFNFRTGILGEDSHIILDPKCIRLHYLRSWFLVDFISSIPVDYIFLVVDLESLQDSTDVYRTARALRIVRFTKILSLLRLLRLSRLIRYIHQWEEMFNMTYDLASAVVRIVNLIGMMLLLCHWDGCLTFMVPMLQDFPADCWVSKNNMVNATWHIQYSYALFMAMSHMLCIGYGANPPEGMTDVWLTMISMVVGATCYAMFLGHAANLVQSLDASHRHYQEKYKQVEQYMSFHKLPADLRQRIHDYYEQRFQGKMFDEDSILGELSDPLKEEIVSYNCRGLVANMPLFANTDPHFVTVILTKLHFEVFQPADFIIREGTLGRKMYFIQHGTVVVIPRGSKEIRLSDGAYFGEICLLTQGRRTASVKAETYCRLYSLSVDTFNEVLEEHPLMRRAFESAAVDRLGRVARRPSHQPPPNE, encoded by the exons ATGCTCCGTGGGCTGAGCCGGCGGGAACGGCACGTTGACTTCTGTGGACTCCACTGGAGAAACAAACGCGGTGGATCATTCCGAAG GTTCTACTGGGACCTTGTGATGCTCCTCCTCATGATGAGCAACCTGGTGATCTTACCGTGGGGCATCACGTTCTTCGAAGACCAGAACACTATCCCGTGGATCACCTTCAACATGCTGTCCGACACTCTCTTCCTCATGGACCTGGTCTTCAACTTCCGCACGGGCATCCTGGGCGAGGACAGCCACATCATTCTGGACCCTAAGTGCATCCGCCTGCACTACCTGCGCTCCTGGTTCCTGGTCGACTTCATCTCGTCCATTCCGGTGGACTACATCTTCCTGGTGGTGGACCTGGAGTCTCTGCAGGACTCGACCGACGTGTACCGGACAGCTCGAGCCCTTCGCATCGTGCGCTTTACCAAGATCCTCAGCCTGCTGCGACTCCTGCGCTTATCCCGACTCATCCGCTATATCCACCAATGGGAGGAG ATGTTCAACATGACGTACGACCTGGCCAGCGCGGTGGTGCGCATCGTCAACTTGATCGGcatgatgctgctgctgtgccACTGGGACGGCTGCCTCACCTTCATGGTGCCCATGCTGCAGGACTTCCCCGCAGACTGCTGGGTGTCCAAGAACAACATGGTG AACGCCACATGGCACATCCAGTACTCGTACGCCCTGTTCATGGCCATGAGTCACATGCTGTGCATCGGTTATGGCGCCAACCCCCCGGAGGGCATGACTGATGTGTGGCTGACCATGATCAGCATGGTGGTGGGCGCCACATGTTACGCCATGTTCCTGGGCCATGCCGCCAACCTGGTGCAGTCTTTGGATGCCTCGCATCGCCACTATCAGGAGAAG TACAAGCAAGTGGAGCAGTACATGTCGTTCCACAAGCTGCCCGCGGACCTGCGGCAGAGGATCCACGACTATTACGAGCAACGTTTCCAAGGCAAGATGTTTGACGAGGACAGCATCCTGGGAGAGCTCAGTGATCCGCTAAAAGAG GAAATCGTCAGCTACAACTGTCGAGGTCTGGTGGCCAACATGCCCCTCTTCGCCAATACCGACCCTCACTTCGTGACCGTGATCCTCACCAAGCTGCACTTCGAGGTCTTCCAGCCGGCAGACTTCATCATAAGGGAGGGAACGCTGGGTCGGAAAATGTACTTCATCCAGCACGGCACCGTCGTGGTCATCCCGCGAGGCAGCAAGGAGATCAGACTAAGCGACGGGGCCTATTTTGGGG AGATCTGTCTGCTGACTCAAGGCCGACGCACAGCTAGCGTGAAGGCCGAAACGTACTGTCGGCTCTACTCGCTGAGTGTGGACACCTTCAACGAAGTGCTGGAGGAGCACCCGCTCATGAGGCGGGCCTTCGAGAGCGCGGCCGTGGACCGACTGGGTCGGGTCGCCAGGAGGCCCAGCCACCAGCCTCCCCCAAACGAGTGA
- the hcn3 gene encoding potassium/sodium hyperpolarization-activated cyclic nucleotide-gated channel 2 isoform X1 encodes MLRGLSRRERHVDFCGLHWRNKRGGSFRSPSRSLGDQKGMKESPRHKPDTPYYRSWSSLRFSRWRSGSQKATCPGTPSSKTDKHNDVSQTLFSLVKTHNDDYTADPAGLLDPDEVDDDYEEAEPDRSTYFQKQLGSMLQPGVNKFSLRMFGSHKGVAAEQARVKSFGVWIIHPYSNFRFYWDLVMLLLMMSNLVILPWGITFFEDQNTIPWITFNMLSDTLFLMDLVFNFRTGILGEDSHIILDPKCIRLHYLRSWFLVDFISSIPVDYIFLVVDLESLQDSTDVYRTARALRIVRFTKILSLLRLLRLSRLIRYIHQWEEMFNMTYDLASAVVRIVNLIGMMLLLCHWDGCLTFMVPMLQDFPADCWVSKNNMVNATWHIQYSYALFMAMSHMLCIGYGANPPEGMTDVWLTMISMVVGATCYAMFLGHAANLVQSLDASHRHYQEKYKQVEQYMSFHKLPADLRQRIHDYYEQRFQGKMFDEDSILGELSDPLKEEIVSYNCRGLVANMPLFANTDPHFVTVILTKLHFEVFQPADFIIREGTLGRKMYFIQHGTVVVIPRGSKEIRLSDGAYFGEICLLTQGRRTASVKAETYCRLYSLSVDTFNEVLEEHPLMRRAFESAAVDRLGRVARRPSHQPPPNE; translated from the exons ATGCTCCGTGGGCTGAGCCGGCGGGAACGGCACGTTGACTTCTGTGGACTCCACTGGAGAAACAAACGCGGTGGATCATTCCGAAG CCCCTCCAGGAGCCTGGGTGACCAGAAGGGCATGAAAGAAAGTCCTCGTCACAAACCCGACACACCGTACTACCGTAGCTGGAGCAGTCTGCGGTTCTCCCGATGGCGGAGCGGCTCCCAGAAGGCCACCTGCCCCGGAACGCCTTCCTCAAAGACGGACAAACACAACGACGTGAGCCAGACTCTTTTCTCGTTGGTCAAAACTCACAACGACGACTACACGGCCGACCCCGCCGGGCTTCTGGACCCCGACGAGGTTGACGACGATTACGAGGAAGCCGAGCCAGACCGGTCCACGTATTTCCAGAAGCAGCTCGGATCCATGTTGCAGCCCGGCGTCAACAAGTTCTCCCTGCGCATGTTCGGCAGCCACAAAGGCGTTGCCGCCGAGCAGGCCAGGGTCAAGTCGTTCGGCGTGTGGATCATCCATCCCTACAGTAATTTCAG GTTCTACTGGGACCTTGTGATGCTCCTCCTCATGATGAGCAACCTGGTGATCTTACCGTGGGGCATCACGTTCTTCGAAGACCAGAACACTATCCCGTGGATCACCTTCAACATGCTGTCCGACACTCTCTTCCTCATGGACCTGGTCTTCAACTTCCGCACGGGCATCCTGGGCGAGGACAGCCACATCATTCTGGACCCTAAGTGCATCCGCCTGCACTACCTGCGCTCCTGGTTCCTGGTCGACTTCATCTCGTCCATTCCGGTGGACTACATCTTCCTGGTGGTGGACCTGGAGTCTCTGCAGGACTCGACCGACGTGTACCGGACAGCTCGAGCCCTTCGCATCGTGCGCTTTACCAAGATCCTCAGCCTGCTGCGACTCCTGCGCTTATCCCGACTCATCCGCTATATCCACCAATGGGAGGAG ATGTTCAACATGACGTACGACCTGGCCAGCGCGGTGGTGCGCATCGTCAACTTGATCGGcatgatgctgctgctgtgccACTGGGACGGCTGCCTCACCTTCATGGTGCCCATGCTGCAGGACTTCCCCGCAGACTGCTGGGTGTCCAAGAACAACATGGTG AACGCCACATGGCACATCCAGTACTCGTACGCCCTGTTCATGGCCATGAGTCACATGCTGTGCATCGGTTATGGCGCCAACCCCCCGGAGGGCATGACTGATGTGTGGCTGACCATGATCAGCATGGTGGTGGGCGCCACATGTTACGCCATGTTCCTGGGCCATGCCGCCAACCTGGTGCAGTCTTTGGATGCCTCGCATCGCCACTATCAGGAGAAG TACAAGCAAGTGGAGCAGTACATGTCGTTCCACAAGCTGCCCGCGGACCTGCGGCAGAGGATCCACGACTATTACGAGCAACGTTTCCAAGGCAAGATGTTTGACGAGGACAGCATCCTGGGAGAGCTCAGTGATCCGCTAAAAGAG GAAATCGTCAGCTACAACTGTCGAGGTCTGGTGGCCAACATGCCCCTCTTCGCCAATACCGACCCTCACTTCGTGACCGTGATCCTCACCAAGCTGCACTTCGAGGTCTTCCAGCCGGCAGACTTCATCATAAGGGAGGGAACGCTGGGTCGGAAAATGTACTTCATCCAGCACGGCACCGTCGTGGTCATCCCGCGAGGCAGCAAGGAGATCAGACTAAGCGACGGGGCCTATTTTGGGG AGATCTGTCTGCTGACTCAAGGCCGACGCACAGCTAGCGTGAAGGCCGAAACGTACTGTCGGCTCTACTCGCTGAGTGTGGACACCTTCAACGAAGTGCTGGAGGAGCACCCGCTCATGAGGCGGGCCTTCGAGAGCGCGGCCGTGGACCGACTGGGTCGGGTCGCCAGGAGGCCCAGCCACCAGCCTCCCCCAAACGAGTGA